The DNA segment GCGCAAATGTGAATCCCAGCCGATCGACCAGGACATTCGTCACATACTCCACGATCGCCTGGGTGCGTAGCTCGCTCCCAAGGTGCTCGCCGACCTGATTGAGCAGGCGCAGCATCTCGCTGCGGCGACGATCCCGCTCGAAGCTGCGCGCGGTCCGAATCGCCACGGCAGCCTGATCAGCCAGCGACACCAGCAGCGAAACCTGGGCTGAGTCGAACGCCTGCGGCTGCGTCGCATACACCTCCAGCACGCCTCTGACATCATCGCCCAGCAGCGGCAGCGCTACGACCGTGCGTGCCGCTCCGCTGTCGAGCGCCGGGAAGACAAGGCGAGACGTTTGCCGCGTATCCTCGACCACCTGCATCTGCCGGGTGCGTAGTGCCTGCCCGGCCAGCGAGGTTTCGCAGGCAAACGCGCGCGGATCGCTCGCGGCGATATTCACGCCACAGGCCCCGACCGGAACACAGCTCTGGTCGGCATCCGATACCAGATAGACGGCTGCCGCCTGCACGATTCCTTCCGTCACCGCCGCCCCGGCAATCACTTGCAGCATCTCCGCCAGCGACCGCATCGAGTTCAACGCCTCGGCGATACGTTGGAGCAGATTCGCCCGCGCTTCCCGCTGGCGCAGCGCGACGGCCATAGTTTGCAGTTGCCGGTACTGCGCGTTGACCTCCGCCTCCAGCAACTTCTGCGCGGTGACATCGCGGCAGGTAAACGTCGCGCCGATGATCGCGCCATTGGCAGCCCGAAGCGGCGCGATCTCCAACTGACAGAGCAGCGGATCGGTCGCAGAGCAATCGACATCCAGCGTATGTCGCCGCAGCCGCCCCTCGAAGATCGCCTCGCAGACCGTGCGCGTCATCTCTCGCTGCTCGCCCGCGATACAATCGAGCAAATGTTTGCCGATGATCCCCGCGCTGGTAATCGTCGCGCCGCCATGATCGAGCGCAAAACGATCCCACTCGCGGTTAACCATCACGATGCGGAAGTCGCGGTCGATGGCATACACCACGGCTCCAACCGCGTCGAGCGCCCCGCGAGCATACTGATCGGCACTCCACAGCTTGCCGTAATATGGCAGGACGTCTGATAATCGGTCGCTTACAGCATAGACTCTTGCCTGCTTCAGCTTTACACGTTCCATGTATTATCAAATCCATATAGCGATCTTATGTCCGATTTACGAACGCAGAGATAATCGCAAGAAGCGAGCCAGTGGTTGGCAGACAGCGTGTAAAAGAAAAGCAAATCCTTTACTCGATCGACCGCCTCCTGCCACGACCGCACCTTTGCGCTGACATAGCAAAACCACGAGCGCTGCGCTGCAAGCAATGCCCGTGGTGTGTCGGGGAGGAGATGTGCTGATACTTAACTGTGTCTGAAAGAGCCTGCGGCAGCGCGGTACAGTATCCTTTTTTGTGTGCCGGTTCGGGCTTTCAGCGCGAACCGATACACTGATCTCCCTGCACCATGCTGCCGCAGGCTAAACCATCTTGTAGAGCAGCGACCGCGTAGCTTCTGTTAAGGTTGCGGTGTTGGCTGAGTGGGCTGTGGCGCTGGCTGGGCTGGCTGGGCCGTCGGCGTGTTCGGGCGCCGTGATCGCCGCCAGAACCAGAGCACGAGCAGCAGCAGCGGCAGCCAGATGGGCGACCAGATCGCCAGGACGATCAGCACATCGGCGATGACCTGCCCAAACTCAATCAGGTTTTTCGCGGCGGCGGCTGCCGTAGCGCCCGGCGACCACGTCGTGTCGGGCGCGACCACGACGACCGGCTTGCCGCGCAGTGAGACGTTGATCGTCGAGTAGGACGCGCTCTCCTTGAGATAGGTGATGCGGCCCTCCGCCTGCTCGATCTGGCCCTGGATCTCGGTAAGCTGCTGATTGACCTGGAGCGCCTCCTCAACTTTTTGCGCCTGCTTCAAGAAGTCGAGCAGCCGCGCCTCGACCGCGCGCAGGTTACGTAGCCGCGACTCAAGATCGACGAACTCGTCGGTGACATCCTGGCCCTCGACATTCTGCGTCTCGACCTCAAGCGCCAGCTTGGAAACCGCCGCGATTGCCTCATCAAAGCGAGTGGCCGGGACTTTGAACGAGATCGAGGCGCGACGCTGCACGCCGTCGCCGTTGACCTGGGAGCCGAGCACATAGCCGCCGCGACTTTCGGCGATCTGGCGGATCTGGGCTTCGGCGGTGTCGACGTTCTCGACCACCACCGACAGATTCGCGGTCCGAATCACCAGCCGGTTGAACTGGGCCTGCGTATTGCGCGCCGCGACCAGTTGCCCGTCGTTGGCACCGGCGCTGCCTCCGGCTGCCTCCTCTGCGGGCTGCTGGGGAGCGGGAGCGCCGCCGGTTGCCTCGCTGTCGTAGCCCTTCTCGGCGCTTCCCGCAGCCGGGCTGGCAGCCGGAGAGACGGCGCTGGTGCTGGTTCCGGCGCTACGGCCACAGGCTGCCAGCAGCAGCAGCACCAGCAGCGCGATGAAGATCTTGCGTCCCATGATGGACCTCCGCGTGAGTATCTGTGTGATAGCTAGATAACGCTTCGTTTTCGATGAAAGTTCCATGATATACTGGCGCTAAGTGCATTGATCGTATACACCGCAAAAACTGCGCATCCCTCCTTCTCTCCACGCCACACTCCTATGTACCCCGCTAAAATAGGAGATGTTGTATGACTCAGCATCAGTCATCCGATCAGCCTGATCCCGCTCCGCCCAAACCAGCAGATCCGCCTGATCAATCCACTCCGACCGATCAACCCGCTCCGCCCAACCCCGCCGATCAACCCGCTCCGCCCACGCCGCCCGATCCGCCGGACCAATCCACTGCATCCGCTCAACCCAGTCAATCCGGTCAATCAACTCCGACCGGTCAACTCGGTCTGTCCACTTCGACCGGTCAATCCGGTCCGCCCAAGCCGCCTGATCAAACCGATCAACCCGCTCCGCCTACTGCATCTGCTCCACTCGGTTCAGCCAATCAATCCGATCAATCCAATCAATCCGATCAATCCGATCAATCCGATCAATCCAATCAATCCGATCAATCCAATCGACGAGGAGCACGCCTATCAGCCAAGACCATCGTTCGGGGCATTGCCGTAGTTATCGGCCTTATCGCGCTGATCCCATTTTGGCTGATGCTGCAATCGGTGCGCGGCTTTCTGTTTTATAACGCCCAAAACATCCAAGATCCACACACGGGATACGCCTGGCAGTTCATACTGAGCTTTGGCGCAGTAATCGCGCTGCTAGTCCTGATGCTCGCCGTGCTCGACTCGGCCACAGAGGGTGGCCCGATCGGCCATTATGCAGCCGCGCTCACCATCACCGCCGTTTGGATTCCCGCCGTAGCCGCCGCCATCACCGTTGTAGCCTACATTGCGCGCATCGATGTCAGGCCAGCTTGGAATATCCGCTTGAACGACCTGGCGGTGCTTGTCGGTGTGTCGGGTGCGCTCTTCGTCTGGCTACTAGCCGCGCTGCTCATGCGGCGCTGCACCACTCCTGAGCGCATGAACTCGCGCACCTATAACGAGCTTCGTCTGCGGCTATCGCAACTCGACGCGCGGCTGAAGACACTGCGCTCCGAGACGCGCACGGCGAACAAGGATACCTACTACAACGAGGCGCTTGAACACCGCAATGCTATCGCGCACGAGTTTGGATTGGAGTCGCGCTTCAACGAATCGCAAGACAGGATGAAAGATGAGCCGGTTGAAGCGCTGCGCTGGGTGCTTGGCAGCGGATACCTGGGCCTGTGGAGCCGCGTCCACCGCGCCGATGAGGCGCTGTTCGAGGTCAACCCGATCGAGCATGTGGTGAGCGATGGACTCTACGACGATCTGCGCCTCTCCAAATCCAATATCCCTGGACACGAGGAGTTGCAAAAGAAGGTGCAATACGCTCTAGAGGAGCTGAATCCTGCAATCCACAAATATTTCACTCAATGCCCTCCCAGAGCGCGCGATAAGGAGAACACAGGCGGTGAGCAGCAGCAACGAGACAATCACCAGCACGCAGTTCAGCATGCTCCCGGTATCGTCAATGCAGGCACGCCTAGCGTAGTTACTACGCTTCAGGCTCCGAGCGAAACGCCTGATCATCTCCAGCCTAAACCGGAGGGTACGGCGGCGACAGCAGTGGCGCAGGAGGTCGCAGCCTCGAATGGACACGACGCGAAGGCCCTCGGCGAACATGCGCAGCCAACGACCAAGGATCATATTACCGAGCAGCAGGCGCGCAGCATCCTGCGCGAGGTTCGCTGCTCGATCAACACCTACCGTGATAGTCGCTGGGATGGGCTGGTACGCGCGCGCAACCGGCTGATGAAAACAGGGATATTTACCGAGCTATCAACCTACATTCTGCTCTGCGTCGCCATCATCGCCGGTGCTCCCCCGCAGACGATCATCGCGGCAGTAGCCTTCTACCTCGTCGGCGCGATCGTCGGGCTGATTGGCCGCCTGCGCTCCGAGGCCAGGAACGACAAGGCGATCGAGGACTACGGGCTGACCACGGTGCGTCTGATCCACACGCCGCTCTTCTCCGGCCTGGCCGCCGTTGGCGGTGTCGTGCTGATCAACATGCTGCCTGCGGTGCTCAATCAGTTGGCACCCGTCGACGCGGCTCAGAACCGACCGCTTGAGCTTGTACCGCTCGATCTCATCTTCAGCCTCGAAAGCAACCAGATCGGCATCATTATCGCAGCGGTCTTTGGGCTGACGCCCGGCCTGCTGCTCGACCGATTGATGAAAGTGTCCGATCAGTACAAGGCCGATCTCCAGAGCAGCGAGGCATCGGGCACCGCTCATGTGCCGCCATCGACCGGCGGTACACCACGGACGGCCTAGCTCTCCTTACGGTGGGTGCTGCTCCGGCACCCACCGCCCGCGCCTCGCTGCGATCGATCACCGCCCAGGCAGCAGACTCATCAGCGCATCCTTCATCCGCTCCCCAAAGCCCGCCGTCAGCGACCAGGGACTCGGCTGGCGCACGACATGCAGCGTTCCCTGCTGGTCGAGCACGCGATAATCGCTGGCTCCATGCTCCGTCCGGTAGCAGCGCAGCGTGACCACCGCCTGACCGACGTGCAGGTTGCGCAGGGTGATCTCAGGCAGCCACTCCGGCAGATGCGGATCGAGCAGCAGCAGATTCAGAGGCGCGTACGGGTACAGGCCCAGCAGCGATTGCAGCAGACAAAAGACCGCCGACGCCGACCAGGCTTGCGGCGAGTTGGCCTGCGGGTAGAGCGCCGGAAACGGATGATCGGCGTCGCGCTGGTGGCCGCTGAACAGCTCCGGCAGCCGATAAAAATCGAAGAGCGCCGCCGCCTCGAACTGCGCGCGACACAGCGACTCGACATGCTGATGCAGACCGTAGCGCAGCAGGCCCAGCGCGAACGTCGCCTGCTCGACGGGCCAGACCGAGCCGCGATGGTAGCTATACGGATTGTAGGCCGGATTCTCGCTTGACAGCGTGCGGACGCCCCAGCCGGTGAACAGATCGGGAGCCAGCAGGCGGGCAGCCGTACGCTCCACGAGCGACTGATCGACAATGCCGGTAGCGAGACAGTGGCCCGGATTCGAGGTGATCGACCGGATCTGACGTTTCTGCGAGTCGAGGCCGAGCGCAAAGAAGCCCTGCTGCTCGATCCAGAAGCGCTCGTTGAAGCGCTGCTTGAGTTCGCCCGCCTCGTGGAAGAGCCGCCGCGCCTCGTCCTTGCGGTCGAGCCACCACAGCACCTCCGACAGATGCAGCTTGGCAAGATAGACGAAGCCCTGCTCCTCGCACGTGGCGATCGGCGGCTTGACCTGCGCGCCATGCTCGTCCACGATCGCATCGCCCGAATCCTTCCAGGCCTGATTCTCGGCGCCCTGTGTGGAGCGCGTCTGGTACTCGTAGAAGCCATCGCCGTCGAGGTCGCCATCACGATCGAGCCAGCGCAGCGCATTCAAGGCAGGCTCGATTAGC comes from the Herpetosiphonaceae bacterium genome and includes:
- a CDS encoding DUF4349 domain-containing protein, with the translated sequence MGRKIFIALLVLLLLAACGRSAGTSTSAVSPAASPAAGSAEKGYDSEATGGAPAPQQPAEEAAGGSAGANDGQLVAARNTQAQFNRLVIRTANLSVVVENVDTAEAQIRQIAESRGGYVLGSQVNGDGVQRRASISFKVPATRFDEAIAAVSKLALEVETQNVEGQDVTDEFVDLESRLRNLRAVEARLLDFLKQAQKVEEALQVNQQLTEIQGQIEQAEGRITYLKESASYSTINVSLRGKPVVVVAPDTTWSPGATAAAAAKNLIEFGQVIADVLIVLAIWSPIWLPLLLLVLWFWRRSRRPNTPTAQPAQPAPQPTQPTPQP
- a CDS encoding DUF2298 domain-containing protein translates to MTQHQSSDQPDPAPPKPADPPDQSTPTDQPAPPNPADQPAPPTPPDPPDQSTASAQPSQSGQSTPTGQLGLSTSTGQSGPPKPPDQTDQPAPPTASAPLGSANQSDQSNQSDQSDQSDQSNQSDQSNRRGARLSAKTIVRGIAVVIGLIALIPFWLMLQSVRGFLFYNAQNIQDPHTGYAWQFILSFGAVIALLVLMLAVLDSATEGGPIGHYAAALTITAVWIPAVAAAITVVAYIARIDVRPAWNIRLNDLAVLVGVSGALFVWLLAALLMRRCTTPERMNSRTYNELRLRLSQLDARLKTLRSETRTANKDTYYNEALEHRNAIAHEFGLESRFNESQDRMKDEPVEALRWVLGSGYLGLWSRVHRADEALFEVNPIEHVVSDGLYDDLRLSKSNIPGHEELQKKVQYALEELNPAIHKYFTQCPPRARDKENTGGEQQQRDNHQHAVQHAPGIVNAGTPSVVTTLQAPSETPDHLQPKPEGTAATAVAQEVAASNGHDAKALGEHAQPTTKDHITEQQARSILREVRCSINTYRDSRWDGLVRARNRLMKTGIFTELSTYILLCVAIIAGAPPQTIIAAVAFYLVGAIVGLIGRLRSEARNDKAIEDYGLTTVRLIHTPLFSGLAAVGGVVLINMLPAVLNQLAPVDAAQNRPLELVPLDLIFSLESNQIGIIIAAVFGLTPGLLLDRLMKVSDQYKADLQSSEASGTAHVPPSTGGTPRTA
- a CDS encoding amylo-alpha-1,6-glucosidase, translated to LIEPALNALRWLDRDGDLDGDGFYEYQTRSTQGAENQAWKDSGDAIVDEHGAQVKPPIATCEEQGFVYLAKLHLSEVLWWLDRKDEARRLFHEAGELKQRFNERFWIEQQGFFALGLDSQKRQIRSITSNPGHCLATGIVDQSLVERTAARLLAPDLFTGWGVRTLSSENPAYNPYSYHRGSVWPVEQATFALGLLRYGLHQHVESLCRAQFEAAALFDFYRLPELFSGHQRDADHPFPALYPQANSPQAWSASAVFCLLQSLLGLYPYAPLNLLLLDPHLPEWLPEITLRNLHVGQAVVTLRCYRTEHGASDYRVLDQQGTLHVVRQPSPWSLTAGFGERMKDALMSLLPGR